The DNA sequence GTATAAGACATCAATATTAAATTTTATTGACATAAATAAGGTACAAAAATTATGATTAAAAATGCAAGTGAAGAGTATTTAAACTCTTGTCGAGAAGCTCTTCAAGAAGAACAAAACAAAAGTCTTTCCAAAACAAATAATTGGGAACATGTTGATAGAGCTAAAGTACATAGTAAATGGGATCTTTTGTATAAAGAAATTGCCCAACATATAGACAATACGAAGCCAGATGATATAAAAATTCAAGAATTGATTGCTAAGCATTATGCTATAGCATGCCAGTTTTATATACCAACAAAAAAAGCTTATATTGCAATGGGTTTATTTTATGAAGATAACCAAGATATGAAAAATTATCATAATGCTTATCATCCTAAAATGGCTGAGTTTTTGGGTAATGCGATGTACTTCTATGCAAAAGCTAATTTATAAAAAAGATAAGCTTTATAAAGCGTTATAAGTGCTTAATATAACGAAATAAAGGAGATAGTCCACTTTAAAAATCTTTAAATAAAGGGAAGAATATAAAAAGTAGCCTGACAATTAAAAGTGACAGGCTACTTTAAATAATTTCTATTTTTCTCCATCCAATTTTTTTACATGTAAAGCTATTCTCTACTTGCTATAATGGTACATTTTAAAAAGTAAGGGCAAATGTGATGTTAGATTATCAAGCGATTCTTGACGAAATTTTGCATGAGATTACGCCTTATTTGGGCGAGGGGAGTGTGGCTTCGTACATTCCAGAGCTTG is a window from the Sulfurospirillum oryzae genome containing:
- a CDS encoding TipAS antibiotic-recognition domain-containing protein; the protein is MIKNASEEYLNSCREALQEEQNKSLSKTNNWEHVDRAKVHSKWDLLYKEIAQHIDNTKPDDIKIQELIAKHYAIACQFYIPTKKAYIAMGLFYEDNQDMKNYHNAYHPKMAEFLGNAMYFYAKANL